The Desulfovibrio inopinatus DSM 10711 genome window below encodes:
- a CDS encoding glycosyltransferase family 61 protein: MTGLVPLVQVLVLARNRIWLDILPFQGNVDITFLMQTEQEAKKAQDDGHNAIVITDLDLSSSPQWDIVFAPYHFGTREVLRSIESFCWLYKLARDLLIIRDNNYDLIPALASIDMRLAAYEQLKDRPHTALCGLSRFEGMANMFDVKRFESHGLQRFFPHYTPDSVIHQKLLFDTHERNAPQAKRDLEQLDKRIGGIFSEYLFLYYKQYSQNVRSCIDIREPSELIRLTDTSGAVVEAKECKLSAQNDLPGLPAQQWKDAVVKRQASRFVVHPQTAVPRPRLLNVEKNQAALAQFLKSLDVPYTAAPQQLYYLPGAQISGYSLHVYDAQNRLVPETEYLNDSALFWRHAPETHCVRFPAVARRLDIPRTSLILFNACHRDYFHWHIDALPAITQARKLGMDDVCVVTMPLAQWQRDSLDLLGVENRFELRPGHYTADDIFYPTVLRGEAFSPHPTILDGYQVIKKRLAERTEEQTPAVQSGKRLYVSRHDAERRVLANESELAAAMEKRGFTVIAPGELPYSEQIQVFSQAEIIVGPHGAGLTNIVYSDNLRLLFEIFPEPYLNPCFIRLANLKGAASAQAAYPSKDAETVGFIHKLTWEVDLDDLLKRIDAALDQVEP, translated from the coding sequence GTGACAGGTTTGGTTCCTTTAGTACAAGTACTTGTTCTTGCTCGGAATAGAATATGGCTCGATATCCTTCCGTTTCAGGGGAATGTAGATATTACGTTTCTCATGCAAACGGAACAGGAAGCAAAGAAAGCACAAGATGATGGTCATAACGCTATTGTTATTACTGACCTTGATCTTTCTTCAAGTCCGCAATGGGATATCGTCTTTGCTCCCTACCATTTTGGGACGCGTGAGGTCCTGCGAAGTATTGAATCGTTCTGTTGGCTGTATAAGCTGGCACGCGATCTCCTTATTATTCGCGATAACAATTATGATCTTATTCCAGCTCTTGCTTCTATCGACATGCGCCTTGCTGCGTATGAGCAGTTAAAAGATCGTCCTCATACGGCTTTGTGTGGTCTTTCCCGTTTTGAAGGCATGGCAAATATGTTCGATGTGAAACGGTTTGAATCGCATGGCCTTCAACGTTTTTTTCCCCATTATACGCCAGATAGTGTCATTCATCAGAAGTTGCTCTTTGACACTCATGAACGCAATGCTCCACAAGCCAAACGCGATTTAGAACAATTGGACAAGCGTATTGGCGGTATATTCAGTGAGTATCTTTTTTTGTATTATAAGCAGTATTCGCAGAATGTACGAAGTTGTATTGATATTAGAGAGCCTTCCGAGTTGATTCGTCTTACAGATACATCCGGGGCTGTTGTTGAGGCTAAAGAATGTAAGCTTTCTGCACAAAACGATCTTCCCGGATTGCCCGCACAACAATGGAAAGATGCTGTTGTCAAACGGCAAGCATCCCGGTTTGTCGTGCATCCCCAAACAGCCGTACCGCGCCCCCGCTTGCTCAATGTTGAAAAAAATCAAGCTGCCTTGGCGCAATTCCTGAAATCGTTGGATGTGCCGTATACGGCGGCTCCACAACAATTGTATTATTTACCGGGAGCCCAAATCAGCGGATACTCACTGCATGTCTACGATGCACAGAATCGTCTTGTTCCAGAAACAGAATACCTGAATGATAGTGCGTTGTTTTGGCGTCATGCACCGGAAACACATTGTGTACGTTTTCCGGCCGTTGCGCGTCGACTTGATATCCCACGTACCAGTCTGATTTTATTTAATGCTTGTCATCGGGACTATTTCCACTGGCATATTGATGCGTTACCGGCAATCACTCAGGCACGAAAACTTGGTATGGACGATGTCTGCGTTGTCACTATGCCGCTTGCACAATGGCAACGTGACTCTCTGGATTTGCTTGGCGTGGAGAATCGATTTGAGTTGCGCCCTGGACATTATACAGCCGATGATATTTTTTATCCCACCGTCTTGCGAGGGGAAGCTTTTTCACCACATCCAACGATTCTTGATGGATACCAGGTCATAAAAAAAAGGTTGGCAGAACGTACAGAGGAACAAACGCCTGCAGTACAATCTGGAAAACGTCTGTATGTCAGCCGTCATGATGCCGAACGTCGTGTGCTTGCAAATGAAAGCGAGCTTGCCGCCGCCATGGAGAAACGTGGTTTCACCGTTATTGCTCCTGGTGAATTACCGTATAGCGAGCAGATTCAGGTATTTTCTCAGGCGGAAATTATCGTCGGACCACATGGAGCAGGGCTCACCAACATTGTGTATTCGGATAATCTTCGACTCCTGTTTGAAATTTTTCCAGAACCCTACCTGAACCCTTGTTTTATTCGGCTTGCAAATCTTAAAGGGGCTGCATCAGCACAAGCAGCCTATCCGTCCAAGGATGCCGAGACAGTGGGGTTTATCCATAAATTGACTTGGGAGGTTGATCTGGATGATCTTCTGAAACGCATCGACGCGGCATTGGACCAAGTCGAACCGTAA
- the nikR gene encoding nickel-responsive transcriptional regulator NikR codes for MGKTIRFGVSLNSELLEKFDKLCEDKSYQTRSEAIRDLIRGVLVQREWEETDKEIAGVLSLVYDHHVSDLAQRLVEIQHDHHDIILTSMHIHLDHDNCLEVLILKGPGESMQKLSQKLISTRGVKYGKLTLATTGQDLV; via the coding sequence ATGGGAAAAACAATCCGATTCGGTGTCTCCCTGAACTCCGAACTGCTCGAAAAATTCGACAAGCTTTGTGAAGATAAAAGCTACCAAACGAGAAGCGAAGCCATACGGGATCTCATTCGTGGTGTTCTCGTGCAACGTGAATGGGAAGAAACCGACAAAGAAATTGCTGGCGTGCTTTCCCTTGTTTATGATCACCATGTCAGTGATCTTGCACAACGCCTTGTTGAAATCCAACATGATCACCACGATATTATCTTAACTTCGATGCATATCCATCTTGATCATGATAATTGCCTGGAAGTTCTCATCCTGAAAGGGCCTGGCGAGTCCATGCAAAAGCTCTCACAAAAGCTTATTTCCACTCGCGGTGTGAAGTATGGCAAGCTGACATTGGCCACGACCGGTCAAGACCTGGTCTAA
- a CDS encoding class I SAM-dependent methyltransferase produces MNSPKYPTHDVWCAPPYQRLEVNACDQTWLLERTADMESLWEAMDDERFNEDERMPYWAELWPASFLLARQISRRQADIQGKQCLDLGCGLGLSAIIASSFGASVTAMDHVWPAVHFGQRNAALNNVPPPLFVQMDWCAPAFKPEVFDFIWGGDIVYETRFYEPLRNLFFNHLAPTGEIWLGEPVRSVSRPVWERLASDGFLVENLGVENIPVEGYHVTVNLWRLMKPRS; encoded by the coding sequence ATGAACTCTCCCAAGTACCCGACACACGACGTATGGTGCGCTCCCCCGTATCAACGGCTCGAAGTGAACGCATGTGACCAGACATGGCTTCTTGAACGTACGGCCGACATGGAATCGTTGTGGGAAGCCATGGATGACGAAAGATTCAACGAAGACGAACGGATGCCCTACTGGGCTGAATTATGGCCAGCGAGTTTCTTGTTGGCTCGTCAAATTTCCCGCCGCCAGGCTGATATTCAAGGAAAACAATGTCTCGACCTTGGCTGCGGTCTCGGCCTCTCGGCGATTATTGCCTCGTCATTCGGGGCTTCGGTCACCGCGATGGATCATGTTTGGCCGGCAGTCCATTTCGGCCAACGCAATGCAGCACTCAACAACGTCCCTCCTCCCCTTTTTGTTCAGATGGATTGGTGCGCACCAGCGTTCAAACCCGAAGTTTTTGATTTTATATGGGGGGGCGATATCGTTTATGAAACCCGGTTTTATGAACCTCTTCGCAACCTTTTTTTCAACCACCTTGCTCCAACCGGTGAAATCTGGCTTGGAGAGCCCGTACGTAGTGTTTCGCGCCCCGTGTGGGAGCGACTTGCATCTGATGGCTTTCTTGTGGAAAATCTCGGAGTGGAAAACATCCCCGTGGAAGGCTATCATGTTACGGTCAATTTATGGAGACTGATGAAACCTCGTTCATAG
- a CDS encoding adenylyl-sulfate kinase: MSATVQRQAGNNGPLEESQGAAIWFTGLPGCGKSSIARAVRDALAVKGLPVIWLEMDRQRKIYVPHPQYTTEERHQAYALFAKEAAQLVAEGHIVLMDGTAPEKSMRNTAREQIERFAEVHIQCSLKTAMERESKRPEGKVMAGLYAKAVKRKATGEQFEGLGEVIGVDTPFEVDPNAELILNSEELTVQSARATVLRRFAAWL; this comes from the coding sequence GTGAGTGCCACCGTGCAACGTCAGGCAGGAAACAACGGTCCTCTTGAAGAATCCCAAGGAGCAGCCATCTGGTTCACGGGATTGCCCGGTTGCGGCAAAAGTTCGATAGCGAGGGCCGTACGCGATGCGTTGGCTGTCAAAGGCTTACCCGTCATTTGGCTTGAGATGGACAGACAACGCAAAATATACGTCCCGCACCCACAATACACGACGGAAGAGCGACACCAAGCCTACGCACTTTTTGCGAAAGAAGCCGCACAACTCGTTGCCGAGGGCCATATTGTTTTGATGGATGGCACTGCGCCGGAAAAATCCATGCGTAACACCGCTCGGGAACAAATCGAACGATTTGCCGAGGTCCATATCCAATGCAGCCTCAAAACGGCTATGGAACGGGAATCGAAACGTCCCGAAGGAAAAGTCATGGCAGGACTGTACGCGAAAGCCGTCAAACGAAAAGCAACCGGCGAACAGTTTGAAGGACTCGGAGAAGTCATTGGCGTGGACACGCCGTTCGAAGTCGATCCCAATGCCGAACTCATACTCAATAGCGAAGAACTTACGGTACAATCAGCTCGTGCTACGGTTCTCAGGCGTTTTGCAGCCTGGTTATAA
- a CDS encoding phosphotransferase family protein yields the protein MRTGTEEKTALRLTFHNIDAYVKDAFGPDAELLDMGEIGVPGTQGIKEFGYGKPLRIEYRQAGTVHRAVLSIMRGDKYGHQFYWDRAAILMFQHATSNRMPRHVRSLGLGYFDESDTPIAVKDPKEFFIVSEMVEGYDYYRDLERIRQCDFKPTDESLARSFAGWLADIHSQKFEDPDLYLRRIRNLIGASECIFGLVDSYPYPYDLFPPERFAALEKRIVEWRWKLRDYTHRLSAVHGDFHPWNVLVQDTPAGPDFNVLDRSRGEWGEPADDVATMSINYLLFGLFDTACLGQYFDRLYAAFWEEYLEQTNDEEILEVIAPFFVFRGLVIASPQWYPRHPPAVRQGLFHFLENVLEDERFDYKNINKYLEVSP from the coding sequence GTGCGAACCGGTACCGAAGAAAAAACGGCTCTCCGTTTGACCTTTCACAATATCGATGCCTACGTCAAAGACGCGTTCGGTCCTGATGCCGAATTGCTCGATATGGGTGAAATCGGCGTTCCAGGAACTCAAGGCATTAAAGAGTTCGGTTACGGGAAGCCCCTACGCATTGAGTATCGTCAAGCTGGCACAGTCCATCGCGCCGTTTTATCGATTATGCGCGGAGACAAATACGGTCATCAATTTTATTGGGACCGTGCCGCTATCCTTATGTTTCAACATGCCACTTCAAATCGTATGCCTCGGCATGTACGATCACTGGGATTGGGCTATTTCGACGAATCCGATACCCCTATAGCCGTTAAAGATCCCAAAGAATTCTTCATTGTGAGTGAGATGGTCGAAGGATACGATTACTATCGTGATCTTGAACGGATCCGTCAGTGTGACTTCAAACCGACCGATGAATCATTAGCGCGTTCTTTCGCTGGTTGGCTTGCCGACATACACAGTCAAAAATTCGAAGATCCAGACCTCTACCTGCGTCGAATACGTAACCTCATCGGCGCTTCGGAATGTATCTTCGGACTTGTGGACTCCTACCCGTATCCCTACGACCTGTTCCCACCGGAACGATTTGCCGCTCTGGAAAAAAGAATTGTCGAGTGGCGTTGGAAACTCAGAGACTATACGCATCGACTCAGTGCGGTTCATGGAGACTTTCACCCATGGAACGTGCTCGTTCAAGACACACCGGCCGGTCCCGATTTCAATGTCTTGGATCGAAGCCGCGGCGAATGGGGCGAACCCGCTGACGATGTTGCCACCATGAGCATTAACTATCTCCTCTTCGGTCTCTTCGATACCGCCTGTCTGGGACAATACTTCGACCGTCTGTATGCTGCTTTTTGGGAAGAATATCTTGAACAAACCAACGATGAAGAGATTCTTGAAGTCATCGCTCCATTCTTTGTTTTTCGCGGCCTCGTGATTGCTTCTCCGCAATGGTATCCCAGACATCCTCCGGCAGTCCGACAAGGATTGTTTCATTTTCTCGAAAACGTTCTCGAGGATGAGCGCTTTGATTACAAGAATATCAATAAATACTTGGAGGTATCACCGTGA